One genomic region from Microcoleus sp. AS-A8 encodes:
- a CDS encoding SDR family NAD(P)-dependent oxidoreductase, with protein MKSLEGRVTLVTGATRGLGKGIAIGLGEAGATVYITGRRLNSSNTENGIPGSLNDTQLAVEQAGGVCIPVCVDHSDDEQVRLLFERIQDEQGQLDLLVNNAYSGVQALGDANGKPFWESEPSFWDACNNVGLRSHYVASVFAARMMTQHQQGLICTISSWGGMSYIFGVPYGAGKAACDRLAAEMAVELKQHNVASLSIWPGIVGTEFITRFAAEMDDSREVDSQSSAIKEGYNWETPLLTGRAIAALAADSTVMRRTGRVQIVAELAQHYGLVDKDGNRPVSFRSLRFLLPFGLPTLRQYPWLVPDIKVPWSLLLLRMLSSPKI; from the coding sequence ATGAAAAGCCTTGAGGGCAGAGTGACATTGGTCACAGGTGCGACGCGGGGTCTGGGTAAGGGAATTGCCATTGGACTCGGTGAAGCCGGTGCAACGGTATACATCACAGGTCGCCGTCTTAATAGCTCTAATACCGAAAATGGCATACCAGGGAGTCTCAATGATACTCAATTAGCGGTGGAACAAGCCGGTGGTGTATGCATTCCCGTCTGTGTCGATCACAGTGACGACGAGCAAGTGCGTCTGCTGTTTGAGCGTATCCAAGACGAGCAGGGACAACTTGATTTGCTGGTGAATAATGCATACTCAGGAGTACAGGCATTAGGGGACGCGAATGGGAAGCCCTTCTGGGAGAGTGAACCGAGTTTTTGGGATGCTTGCAACAATGTGGGGCTTCGTAGCCATTATGTAGCGAGTGTTTTTGCGGCTCGAATGATGACCCAGCATCAGCAAGGACTGATTTGCACCATCTCCTCATGGGGGGGGATGTCTTACATTTTTGGTGTTCCCTATGGTGCAGGCAAAGCCGCCTGCGATCGCTTAGCGGCGGAGATGGCGGTTGAACTCAAGCAGCATAACGTTGCTTCACTCTCAATTTGGCCCGGTATTGTTGGTACTGAGTTCATTACCCGCTTTGCGGCTGAAATGGATGACAGTAGGGAGGTTGATTCACAAAGCTCAGCCATCAAGGAGGGTTACAACTGGGAAACTCCCTTACTTACAGGACGGGCAATTGCGGCATTGGCGGCAGACTCAACGGTAATGCGTCGCACCGGTCGGGTGCAGATTGTGGCTGAACTCGCTCAGCACTATGGACTGGTAGACAAAGACGGTAATCGCCCCGTATCATTTCGTTCTCTGCGTTTTCTCCTCCCCTTTGGCTTACCCACCCTGAGACAGTACCCATGGCTCGTACCCGATATTAAGGTACCGTGGTCGTTGCTACTCCTGAGGATGCTCAGTTCCCCTAAAATTTAA